In Ignavibacteriales bacterium, the sequence CCGTTTTCCATCATGCAGATTCGCAACAGTAATGATTTTGTCCCGCCGAAATACCAAAAATTTCTGCAATTAGAAATCAGCTACGATAACCGCACGTATGCGCTGGAGCAGGATTCTCCAAAAGAATTGCTCGAAGCACTCAACTGGCATCTCTACCGCTGTGATCCCGATATTTTGGTAACCGACTACGGTGACGCTGTTCTTCTGCCAAAACTTTTTGCTCTTTCCCGGCAATCCAATATTCCGTTGCTCCTCAACAGAGATGCAGGCGCCGAGTTTCGCACAACAAAGGAGTCCAGTTTCTTTCAGTACGGCAAGATTGTTCACAAGGACGGCGCGTTCACGCTCGCAGGCCGCTGGCACGTGGATGCGCACAATTCGTTTACTGTTGCAGAGGCTGATCTTGACGGTCTGTTCGAAATGACACGCCTTACGCAGATGTGCGGACAGCGACAAGGGCGCGCGAGCATCGGCACATCCATGTCGTCTATGCAGCTTTCGTGGGCATACCGCAACAACGTTTTAATTCCATCGAAGAAGCGCGAACCGGAGGAATTCAAATCCGCCGCAACACTTCTGCTCGCCGACCGCGGCGGACTCATCTTCAATCCGCCGCTTGGCTATCATGAAGATGTTGCTGAACTCGATTTTGCGTCGATGTATCCAAGCATCATGGTCAACAATAATGTCTCGCCGGAAACAATCAACTGCCGCTGTTGCCCGACTGCCGGCAAGGCAGATAAGAACAGCGCAGTACCGGAGCTCGGCTACACGATTTGTGAAAAACGAAAAGGTGTTGTGCCGGAGACATTGCGCGCCGTCGTTGCCAGGCGGGCGTACTACAAACAGAAGAAAAAAGAATACAAGGGAAAGGATGAAGTACTTTTCAAACGGTATGACTGTAGGCAGAGCGCGCTCAAGTGGATGCTCGTAAGCTGCTTTGGGTACCTCGGCTATAAAAATGCGCGGTTCGGACGCATTGAAGCGCATGAATCAGTGAACGCTTTCTCGCGCGACATCCTTCTTACCGCAAAAGAAATCGCCGAGAGCCGCGGCTATCAGCTTCTCCATGGAATTATCGATTGCGTATGGCTAAAAAAAACTGGTGCAACGCAGAACGATTACGAAGAACTCGCCCGCGAAATCTCTGCGCGCGTCGGCATCAACATTTCGCTGGAAGGCATTTATAATTGGATACTCTTTCCCGCTTCCAAAACAGATCCGTTGATCACTACAGCGAATCATTATGTTGGATGGTACAAGCACGGCGATTTGAAAATGCGCGGTATTGAGGCACGGCGCCGCGACACGCCGAAGCTCATCAAGAACATGCAAAAAGCGATGCTGGATAAGATGTCAACCGCCAAGACTGTTGAAGAAATATCGGCATTGGTATTAGAAGTGTTGGAAGTTGCCCGGAATTATATTTCACTCCTTCAAAGCGGACGCGCGAACCCGATGGAATTGGTCCTTAAACGTCACATCACGCACGAAGCTGATGAATACGTCAACAACAGTATCAGTGCAGTTGTTTCAAAGATGGTGGAAGCAATGGGGGTGCACCTCTCGGCGGGCGAGTCGATAGAGTTCATCATTTTAGACCAATCTGGAAAGAAAAAGCCGGAAAAGGCCAAGCCCATCGCACTGTATGCGTTCGAAGATGGCTATGACATCGAGCAATACACCGAGCTTGCACTGCGAGCCGTGGAAACGCTGCTGCTGCCATTTGGATACGACGTAGAGCGATTGAAAATGCATTTTGGTATCAGCAAGCCAAAGCGGAAAAAACTGCCTGGACGCCCGAAGAATCAGGACTTGCCGTTGTTCAGAATCGAGATTTAAATAGAGTCGTGTGCGAAATGTCCTTGCGAGATTGGTGGAGAAGTTGTATCTTCCCTATTATTAGAATATGGGGGAGATTCATCCTGCCTTTGACAGGAATAGCGCACATGGACCACAAGTTGAAATTACGGCTACTCGATGAAAAGTTTGCCATCAGCAAGATGCCGCAGTTCGCAGAACTGCCGTCCGTCTTTGCCAAGGGAGAGATGTGTTTCGTCATGCGAACAGACGAAGACCTTACCATAATTAGTCCAGAGTTTATGGCACCGGATAAAGGTCAACAGGAAATTGGATATCGCTGCATACATACAACAGAGCAAATTCCATCGAATACGACTGGTGTTCTTGTCTCTCTTGTAAAGCCATTGACCGATGCGGGGATCAGTATATTTGCGGTTTCTACCTTCAATTCCGATTACATCTTTCTGATGGAAGAACATCTCGTAAAGGCAACGCAAGCTCTCCAGCATGCAGGACACGAGTTTGTTCATGAAGATTAATTGTTCAATTCCAAATTTCAAATCTTAACAAACAAGTTCCAAAATTTGAATATCCAACATTTTTTGGTAGTTGTTTGATATTCAAGATTTGTTTTTTGACTTGAGGAAGTCATTTCATCCTACTTTGTAATTCTTTTGTCACATCTGCAAGTGTCAAATCCTGTTGACGCAAAAGCACGAGAAGATGAAAGAGAAGATCGGCGGATTCTTCTGTGAAACGCTTTTTATCACCAAGAACCGAAGCGAGCGCAACTTCCACACCTTCTTCGCCAACTTTTTGCGCAATGCGCGGCGTTCCTTCCTTGAATAATTTCGAAGTATAAGATCCTTCCGGCATCATCTGTTTACGGCTGCGAATAGTTTCTTCCAGTCTGCACAACACATTGCCTACATCTATCGATTCATCTTCACCAAAGCAGGTAAACTGATTCGTGTGACACACAGGCCCATGTGGAATTGCTTTGATGAGAAGCGAATCTTTGTCGCAATCCGTTTGCAACGAAACAAATTCAAGGAAATGACCCGATGTTTCTCCTTTTTGCCATAAACGCTTTTTCGTGCGGCTCCAGAACGTTACCTTCTTGTCGGCGAGTGTCTTTTCTAACGCTTCCGGATTCATAAATCCAACCATGAGTACTTGGTTCGTTCGCACATCTTGAATAACGGCAGGAACAAGTCCGCCTAATTTTTCAAAGTTTAATGTATCCATTACATTCGCACCGGAATATTAGCATCGTGAAGAAATGATTTCAGATCGGAAATCGAAATTTTGTTATAGTGAAAAATGCTCGCCGCTAACACTGCATCGGCGTGACCAAGCAGGATTGCATCCCGCAAATGTTCTTTACTGCCGGCGCCGCCTGATGCAACCAATGGAACGGAAACGCGATCCGATATAGCTCTCAGCAACTCAACATCATATCCTGCCGTCGTTCCGTCGCGATCCATCGATGTAACAAGCAGCTCACCGGCACCGCGCTGAACTACTTCATCCGCCCACAGAAGCGCGTCTTTACCCGTTGATTCCGTGCCGGCCTTTGTCCATACTGTCCAGCTTCCATTGTTTTTTTTAACATCAAGAGCAACGACAACCGATTGCGAGCCAACTCGCTTGCTTGCCTCATCAATAAACGATGGGCACGCAAGCGCTGCAGAATTGAGCGAAACTTTATCTGCGCCTGCATCTAAAGCACGTCCGGCATCGTCCACAGTACTAATGCCGCCGCCCACGGTAAATGGAATTTGAATAGCTTCCGCTACACGTTCGACCATTTGTAAAAAAGTTTTTCGCCCTTCGAGCGTTGCACTAATGTCAAGAAAAACCAATTCATCAGCGCCTTCTTCGGAATATCGTGCAGCTAACTCCACTGGATCGCCAGCATCACGAAGCTGCAAAAAATTTGTGCCCTTCACGGTTCTACCGTCTTTCACATCGAGACAAGGGATGATACGTTTCGTCAACATACGGCACCGTTCATCTTTGCAAGTTCATC encodes:
- a CDS encoding ACT domain-containing protein, yielding MDHKLKLRLLDEKFAISKMPQFAELPSVFAKGEMCFVMRTDEDLTIISPEFMAPDKGQQEIGYRCIHTTEQIPSNTTGVLVSLVKPLTDAGISIFAVSTFNSDYIFLMEEHLVKATQALQHAGHEFVHED
- the hisIE gene encoding bifunctional phosphoribosyl-AMP cyclohydrolase/phosphoribosyl-ATP diphosphatase HisIE, which encodes MDTLNFEKLGGLVPAVIQDVRTNQVLMVGFMNPEALEKTLADKKVTFWSRTKKRLWQKGETSGHFLEFVSLQTDCDKDSLLIKAIPHGPVCHTNQFTCFGEDESIDVGNVLCRLEETIRSRKQMMPEGSYTSKLFKEGTPRIAQKVGEEGVEVALASVLGDKKRFTEESADLLFHLLVLLRQQDLTLADVTKELQSRMK
- the hisF gene encoding imidazole glycerol phosphate synthase subunit HisF is translated as MLTKRIIPCLDVKDGRTVKGTNFLQLRDAGDPVELAARYSEEGADELVFLDISATLEGRKTFLQMVERVAEAIQIPFTVGGGISTVDDAGRALDAGADKVSLNSAALACPSFIDEASKRVGSQSVVVALDVKKNNGSWTVWTKAGTESTGKDALLWADEVVQRGAGELLVTSMDRDGTTAGYDVELLRAISDRVSVPLVASGGAGSKEHLRDAILLGHADAVLAASIFHYNKISISDLKSFLHDANIPVRM